One Pichia kudriavzevii chromosome 3, complete sequence genomic window carries:
- a CDS encoding uncharacterized protein (PKUD0C10650) — protein sequence MSSTSSDDASNCSTMPVQDNMQFLSYINTLDQNPACVQSSLTQTSLAGYIYPENTSQSTSPHLKSGKTASSFYGYRNSVACSPESSQFQDDQLRDHHHSSPNSSHLDTFSEFSSVPMNQADSQSSAHTYPDPNQLYQTHDKYHHIPNTYLSHLTFTHQQGQLYSKVSQAPYSTEPVPSCNTTDSIPYIDRFANPATTQNQNQIPLQIQDSTIHRNISFQNNLQVASPPLPAHLSSQFEYHSSNNQALELGEIQEEPSSRMIHLEGSSTPSATSPFTTNISRCTNTDISPNSVPRIDDVSSIKPIPGCMAYYHPLIPVIPSASGNRKNTRIQPVPNELNVKEQNPGEKRVAQKTAFGSPIWSAKDDQLLRYLKEVEKIGWRDISMYFPTRTINACQFRWRRLVMKDENKRKREEHKAQIRERLKYLDSDAQTV from the coding sequence TCTTATCTTATATAAACACGTTGGATCAAAATCCGGCTTGTGTTCAATCGTCATTAACGCAAACAAGTTTGGCCGGTTATATTTACCCAGAGAATACAAGTCAGTCAACATCGCCGCATCTCAAAAGTGGGAAAACTGCTTCTTCATTCTATGGTTATCGAAATAGTGTTGCATGTAGTCCGGAATCGTCCCAGTTTCAAGATGATCAACTGAGAGACCATCACCATTCTTCCCCGAATTCTTCACACCTGGATACATTTAGTGAGTTTTCATCGGTTCCTATGAACCAAGCAGATTCTCAGTCTTCTGCACATACATATCCCGATCCCAACCAATTATACCAAACGCATGACAAATATCACCATATACCAAATACTTATCTTTCACATTTGACATTCACGCATCAACAGGGACAGCTCTACTCAAAAGTATCTCAAGCACCTTACTCAACTGAGCCTGTGCCATCTTGCAATACTACCGATTCTATTCCTTACATTGATCGTTTTGCAAATCCGGCCACAacccaaaatcaaaaccaaattCCACTACAAATACAAGATTCCACTATACACAGAAATATAagctttcaaaataatttACAAGTTGCATCGCCACCACTACCTGCACACCTAAGTTCACAATTTGAGTATCACTCCTCCAACAACCAGGCCCTGGAACTAGGGGAAATACAAGAGGAGCCATCTTCCAGAATGATTCATTTAGAGGGTTCATCTACCCCTTCCGCTACCTCTCCCTTCACTACCAATATTAGTCGGTGTACTAATACAGATATTTCGCCAAATTCAGTGCCAAGAATTGACGATGTTTCCTCTATAAAGCCCATCCCGGGATGTATGGCATACTACCATCCGCTAATACCCGTCATTCCTTCTGCTTCGGGCAACCGAAAAAACACAAGGATACAACCGGTTCCGAACGAATTGAATGTCAAGGAGCAAAATCCCGGTGAAAAAAGGGTAGCACAGAAGACAGCTTTTGGGTCGCCGATTTGGAGCGCCAAAGATGACCAGCTGCTGCGGTACTTGAAAGAAGTGGAAAAAATAGGCTGGAGAGATATATCTATGTATTTCCCAACAAGGACCATCAATGCGTGTCAGTTTAGATGGAGAAGGCTGGTTATGAAAGACGAAAATAAACGAAAAAGGGAAGAGCATAAGGCCCAAATCAGGGAACGGCTAAAGTATTTAGATAGTGATGCTCAAACCGTATAA